The following coding sequences are from one Paracoccus alcaliphilus window:
- a CDS encoding chloramphenicol/florfenicol efflux MFS transporter FloR2: MTTTRPAWAYTLPAALLLMAPFDILASLAMDIYLPVVPAMPGVLNTTPSIIQLTLSLYMVMLGVGQVIFGPLSDRVGRRPILLVGATAFVAASLGAACSSTALAFVAFRLVQAVGASAMLVATFATVRDVYANRPEGAVIYGLFSSMLAFVPALGPIAGALIGEFWGWQAIFITLAALASLALLNASFRWHETRPLDQARTQRSVLPIFASPAFWVYTVGFSAGMGTFFVFFSTAPRVLIGQAGYSEIGFSLAFATVALVMVTTTRFAKSFVAKWGIAGCVARGMALLVSGAILLGIGQLFGSPSFFSFILPMWVVAVGIVFTVSVTANGALAQFDDIAGSAVAFYFCIQSLIVSIVGTLAVTLLNGDTAWPVICYATAMAVLVSLGLALLRSRDAATEKSPVV, from the coding sequence ATGACCACCACACGCCCCGCGTGGGCCTATACGCTGCCGGCAGCCTTGCTGCTTATGGCTCCCTTCGACATCCTCGCCTCGCTGGCGATGGATATTTATCTTCCAGTCGTTCCGGCGATGCCGGGCGTCCTGAACACGACTCCATCCATAATCCAACTCACGTTGAGCCTCTACATGGTGATGCTCGGTGTGGGCCAAGTGATCTTTGGGCCACTCTCCGATCGCGTCGGGCGACGGCCGATCCTGCTTGTAGGCGCAACGGCTTTCGTTGCTGCGTCTCTGGGAGCGGCTTGTTCTTCAACTGCATTAGCCTTTGTTGCGTTTCGTCTGGTTCAGGCTGTTGGAGCATCGGCCATGCTGGTGGCCACCTTCGCGACCGTGCGCGACGTATATGCCAATCGTCCCGAAGGTGCCGTCATCTACGGCCTTTTCAGTTCGATGCTGGCGTTCGTGCCTGCGCTCGGCCCTATAGCCGGTGCGCTGATCGGCGAGTTTTGGGGATGGCAGGCGATCTTCATCACACTGGCTGCACTGGCTTCGCTCGCACTCTTAAACGCCAGTTTCAGGTGGCATGAAACCCGACCGTTGGATCAGGCCAGAACGCAACGATCTGTTTTGCCGATCTTCGCGAGTCCGGCCTTTTGGGTTTACACGGTCGGATTTAGTGCCGGCATGGGCACATTCTTCGTTTTCTTCTCGACAGCCCCCCGTGTTCTCATAGGCCAAGCCGGCTATTCCGAGATCGGATTTAGCTTGGCCTTCGCGACTGTCGCGCTGGTCATGGTCACGACAACCCGCTTCGCAAAGTCCTTCGTTGCCAAATGGGGTATCGCGGGATGCGTAGCGCGCGGGATGGCGTTGCTCGTTTCCGGCGCGATCCTGTTGGGGATCGGCCAACTTTTCGGATCGCCGTCATTTTTCAGCTTCATCCTGCCGATGTGGGTTGTCGCGGTCGGCATTGTCTTCACGGTGTCCGTTACCGCCAACGGCGCACTTGCGCAGTTCGACGACATCGCTGGATCAGCGGTTGCGTTCTACTTCTGCATCCAAAGCCTGATAGTCAGTATCGTCGGGACATTGGCGGTGACGCTGTTAAACGGCGATACAGCGTGGCCCGTGATTTGTTACGCCACGGCAATGGCAGTGCTGGTGTCGTTGGGGCTGGCGCTCCTTCGATCCCGTGATGCTGCCACCGAGAAGTCGCCAGTCGTCTAG
- a CDS encoding alpha/beta fold hydrolase: protein MVMPYVKNDDVLVRYETFGDETNLPLVLIFGISMTCEDWLELGYISGLAKEFHVVCVEPRGHGLSTCPTNSSSYALPKMASDIETVINTLDLVNPLVWGYSLGAKIALAAAVQNPEAYRGLILGGFELHSEVDLATDMVAETFSSGAQAWLAVWMQMFDVPDGMATRLARVNTNALHALRTAEAEWPPLGAASESFTAPVLLYAGEKCFFRNATAAAVAHFPSARYLERPGRNHFDLMPDSAWITGEVVQQFGSSR, encoded by the coding sequence ATGGTCATGCCCTATGTTAAAAATGACGACGTTCTCGTGAGGTATGAGACGTTTGGTGATGAAACGAACCTGCCTCTTGTCCTGATCTTTGGCATCAGCATGACCTGTGAGGACTGGTTAGAACTTGGCTACATCTCAGGATTGGCTAAGGAATTTCATGTCGTATGTGTCGAACCTCGCGGGCACGGGCTAAGCACATGCCCCACGAATTCGTCCTCTTACGCATTGCCCAAAATGGCTTCTGACATTGAAACGGTAATCAACACCCTAGATCTAGTAAATCCATTAGTCTGGGGATACTCGCTCGGCGCAAAAATAGCGCTCGCTGCCGCCGTTCAAAATCCAGAGGCTTATCGAGGATTGATTCTTGGGGGGTTCGAGCTTCACTCTGAAGTCGATTTGGCGACAGATATGGTTGCCGAAACATTTTCCAGTGGAGCACAAGCTTGGCTTGCTGTTTGGATGCAAATGTTCGATGTGCCGGACGGCATGGCCACCCGTCTTGCTCGCGTCAACACCAACGCACTTCATGCATTACGCACCGCTGAAGCTGAATGGCCGCCCTTGGGTGCGGCTTCTGAGTCGTTCACTGCGCCAGTTTTACTTTATGCAGGCGAAAAGTGCTTTTTTCGGAATGCAACAGCCGCCGCCGTCGCACATTTCCCATCAGCACGGTATCTCGAACGCCCTGGGCGAAATCACTTTGATCTGATGCCTGATAGCGCGTGGATAACCGGAGAGGTAGTTCAGCAATTCGGAAGCTCTAGATAA
- a CDS encoding winged helix-turn-helix transcriptional regulator, whose amino-acid sequence MQRTSFLSSECPAARALESVGDWWSILILRDAFQGLSKFDEFEKNLGISTNILARRLKHLTAEGLFERQRYNDHPPRFEYVLTDKGRDFYPVAIALFAWGNRNLAPNEIAMRLGDRETGRERNAIIVDADTGEKITPENTVLLAGPAATEETMRVINRVKRVNSEKAE is encoded by the coding sequence ATGCAACGAACAAGCTTTCTATCATCCGAATGTCCCGCAGCCCGAGCGCTGGAAAGCGTCGGTGACTGGTGGAGCATCCTGATCCTGCGGGACGCCTTCCAAGGGTTGAGCAAATTCGATGAATTCGAGAAGAATCTCGGTATTTCCACGAACATTTTGGCGAGGCGATTGAAACATCTCACAGCCGAAGGGTTGTTTGAAAGGCAACGATACAATGATCATCCGCCTCGATTTGAATACGTCCTTACCGACAAGGGGCGAGATTTCTATCCGGTAGCAATCGCCCTGTTCGCATGGGGAAACCGGAATCTTGCGCCCAATGAAATAGCCATGCGCCTTGGCGACAGGGAAACCGGTAGGGAACGAAACGCCATCATAGTCGATGCGGATACTGGAGAAAAAATCACTCCTGAAAACACGGTTCTTCTAGCAGGCCCAGCGGCGACGGAAGAAACGATGCGCGTCATAAACCGTGTGAAGCGGGTAAACTCAGAAAAAGCGGAATAA
- the tet(G) gene encoding tetracycline efflux MFS transporter Tet(G), whose product MRSSAIIALLIVGLDAMGLGLIMPVLPTLLRELVPAEQVAGHYGALLSLYALMQVVFAPMLGQLSDSYGRRPVLLASLAGAAVDYTIMASAPVLWVLYIGRLVSGVTGATGAVAASTIADSTGEGSRARWFGYMGACYGAGMIAGPALGGMLGGISAHAPFIAAALLNGFAFLLACIFLKETHHSHGGTGKPVRIKPFVLLRLDDALRGLGALFAVFFIIQLIGQVPAALWVIYGEDRFQWNTATVGLSLAAFGATHAIFQAFVTGPLSSRLGERRTLLFGMAADATGFVLLAFATQGWMVFPILLLLAAGGVGMPALQAMLSNNVSSNKQGALQGTLTSLTNLSSIAGPLGFTALYSATAGAWNGWVWIVGAILYLICLPILRRPFATSL is encoded by the coding sequence GTGCGCAGCTCTGCCATCATTGCCCTGCTGATCGTGGGTCTTGACGCCATGGGTCTCGGCCTCATCATGCCCGTCCTTCCGACGCTTCTGCGTGAGCTTGTGCCAGCAGAGCAGGTCGCTGGACACTATGGTGCCTTGCTGTCGCTCTATGCATTGATGCAGGTCGTCTTCGCGCCCATGCTTGGACAGCTTTCGGATTCTTACGGTCGGCGTCCGGTACTTCTGGCTTCTCTTGCAGGAGCCGCAGTCGATTACACGATTATGGCATCAGCGCCGGTCTTATGGGTGCTCTATATCGGCCGACTCGTGTCCGGCGTCACGGGCGCAACCGGAGCTGTAGCAGCCTCAACCATTGCCGATTCGACGGGGGAAGGTTCTCGCGCACGCTGGTTCGGCTACATGGGGGCCTGTTATGGGGCGGGCATGATTGCCGGGCCAGCACTTGGTGGCATGCTCGGTGGTATCTCTGCTCATGCCCCGTTTATCGCCGCCGCCCTTCTCAACGGGTTCGCGTTCCTGCTTGCCTGCATTTTCCTCAAGGAGACTCATCACAGCCATGGCGGGACCGGAAAGCCGGTTCGCATCAAACCATTCGTTCTGTTACGGCTGGATGATGCATTGCGCGGGCTAGGTGCGCTTTTCGCAGTTTTCTTCATTATTCAACTGATCGGCCAAGTGCCTGCAGCCCTATGGGTCATATATGGCGAGGACCGTTTTCAGTGGAACACCGCGACCGTTGGTTTGTCGCTCGCGGCGTTTGGGGCAACACATGCGATCTTCCAAGCGTTTGTTACCGGCCCGCTTTCAAGCCGGCTTGGAGAGCGGCGCACGCTGCTGTTTGGCATGGCTGCGGATGCGACTGGCTTCGTTCTTCTGGCTTTTGCCACGCAGGGATGGATGGTGTTCCCGATTCTGTTGCTGCTTGCCGCCGGGGGTGTTGGCATGCCGGCCTTGCAGGCAATGCTCTCAAACAATGTCAGCAGTAACAAGCAAGGGGCTTTGCAAGGAACGCTAACGAGCCTCACCAATCTAAGCTCTATCGCAGGACCGCTTGGCTTCACAGCACTCTATTCTGCCACCGCCGGGGCATGGAACGGTTGGGTTTGGATTGTCGGCGCGATCCTCTATTTAATATGTCTGCCAATACTACGCAGACCATTCGCAACTTCATTGTGA
- a CDS encoding LysR family transcriptional regulator: MSNHLLSGRVPMMTLVHTLAVAEYLNFRHAANALGVAQSSVSARVKALEEDLGILLFERHARGVRLTEAGRHFVERIAVGIDQLDHAVKTAGMAAAGESGRLRIGIHALIPHSFLAKLIGQYRKDYPDVEVEIAEGPAREAVVQLRAGRLDVAFVAGTPQPPDCHSRRTWTEPLLAVLPERHPLAKRSAVTWPDLAGETFLVRHGGTGPQVHSHIVLRHAERWPAPSILRFDVGRGTLLSLVGQGFGITIVGAATALLPTNGIVFLPFTDEPEPVAFSAVWSPSNRSAALRNLLSLANDMGRKVCTDYRSILPRIAKA; this comes from the coding sequence TTGAGCAATCATCTCCTTTCGGGGCGAGTGCCAATGATGACCTTAGTTCACACTCTCGCTGTCGCCGAATATCTCAACTTCCGTCACGCCGCCAACGCGCTCGGCGTTGCACAGTCCAGCGTCAGCGCCCGCGTGAAGGCACTGGAAGAAGACCTCGGCATCCTCTTGTTCGAGCGTCATGCGCGCGGCGTTCGGCTGACCGAGGCCGGACGCCATTTCGTCGAGCGGATAGCCGTAGGTATTGACCAACTCGACCATGCGGTGAAAACCGCCGGCATGGCGGCAGCCGGAGAAAGCGGCCGGCTTCGTATCGGTATCCATGCCCTGATTCCGCATAGCTTCCTCGCAAAGCTGATCGGCCAATACCGCAAGGATTACCCCGATGTTGAAGTCGAGATCGCCGAAGGCCCGGCCCGTGAAGCGGTGGTGCAGCTTCGCGCCGGCAGGTTGGACGTGGCGTTCGTCGCAGGCACGCCCCAACCACCCGACTGCCATTCCCGTCGCACATGGACCGAACCGCTCTTGGCGGTGCTACCGGAACGGCATCCGCTCGCCAAGCGGTCAGCCGTCACATGGCCCGATTTGGCAGGCGAGACGTTCCTTGTCCGGCATGGCGGCACTGGACCGCAGGTTCATAGCCATATCGTGCTACGCCATGCCGAGCGCTGGCCTGCGCCGTCGATCCTGCGCTTCGACGTGGGGCGTGGCACCCTTTTGTCTTTGGTCGGACAGGGCTTTGGCATCACCATCGTCGGCGCGGCCACGGCGCTGTTGCCGACAAACGGCATTGTCTTTTTGCCCTTCACCGACGAGCCGGAGCCGGTCGCCTTCTCGGCTGTCTGGTCGCCGTCCAATCGCAGCGCGGCGCTTCGCAACCTGCTCAGCCTCGCCAACGACATGGGCCGGAAGGTCTGCACGGACTACCGTTCGATACTACCACGGATAGCGAAGGCGTGA
- the tetR(G) gene encoding tetracycline resistance transcriptional repressor TetR(G): protein MTKLDKGTVIAAALELLNEVGMDSLTTRKLAERLKVQQPALYWHFQNKRALLDALAEAMLAERHTRSLPEENEDWRVFLKENALSFRTALLSYRDGARIHAGTRPTEPNFGTAETQIRFLCAEGFCPKRAVWALRAVSHYVVGSVLEQQASDADERVPDRPDVSEQAPSSFLHDLFHELETDGMDAAFNFGLDSLIAGFERLRSSTTD from the coding sequence ATGACCAAACTGGACAAGGGCACCGTGATCGCGGCGGCGCTAGAGCTGTTGAACGAGGTTGGCATGGACAGCCTGACGACGCGGAAGCTCGCTGAACGCCTCAAGGTTCAGCAGCCTGCGCTTTACTGGCATTTCCAGAACAAGCGAGCGCTGCTTGATGCGCTCGCCGAGGCGATGCTGGCGGAACGCCATACCCGCTCGCTACCCGAAGAGAATGAGGACTGGCGGGTGTTCCTGAAAGAGAATGCCCTGAGCTTCAGAACGGCGTTGCTCTCTTATCGCGACGGCGCGCGTATCCATGCCGGCACTCGACCGACAGAACCGAATTTTGGCACCGCCGAGACGCAAATACGCTTTCTCTGCGCGGAGGGCTTTTGTCCGAAGCGCGCCGTTTGGGCGCTCCGGGCGGTCAGTCACTATGTGGTCGGTTCCGTTCTCGAGCAGCAGGCATCTGATGCCGATGAGAGAGTTCCGGACAGGCCAGATGTGTCCGAGCAAGCACCGTCGTCCTTCCTGCACGATCTGTTTCACGAGTTGGAAACAGACGGCATGGATGCTGCGTTCAACTTCGGACTCGACAGCCTCATCGCTGGTTTCGAGCGGCTGCGTTCATCTACAACAGATTAG
- a CDS encoding conjugal transfer protein TraG, with protein sequence MRGGRILWGQIAVVFTIVLVMTWAATQWVAFRLGFQPQLGNPWFELVGLPVYYPPAFFWWWFSFDAYAPAIFVEGGIIAVSGGFLAIAAAILMSIIRAREARNVATYGSARWAEDREIRTAGLLGPDGVLLGRYNRDYLRHDGPEHVLCFAPTRSGKGVGLVVPTLLTWSASAIVHDIKGENWTLTAGFRAKHGRVLLFDPTNARSSAYNPLLEVRQGEWEVRDVQNIADILVDPEGSLDKRNHWEKTSHSLLVGAILHVLYAEKDKTLAGVANFLSDPRRPVEATLRAMMDTPHLGEAGVHPVIASSARELLNKSENERSGVLSTAMSFLGLYRDPVVAQVTARCDWRIADLVGSRRPVTLYLVVPPSDINRTKPLIRLILNQIGRRLTEELTTSGKRHRLLLMLDEFPALGRLDFFESALAFMAGYGIKGFLIAQSLNQIERAYGPNNAILDNCHVRVSFATNDERTAKRVSDALGTATELRDSTNYAGHRLAPWLGHLMVSRQETARPLLTPGEIMQLPPTDEIVMVAGTPPIRATKARYFEDARFQERILTPPDLVAAPLAPSPSADDWSGRVVAAGSRSATVAADATEGDPANAGIRREPELPEHEEIVTPPPSPEQEFDILDDEPDVDAAKARTIRQRMRMVARQVAMNPDDGIEL encoded by the coding sequence TTGCGCGGAGGCCGAATCCTTTGGGGTCAGATCGCCGTAGTCTTCACCATCGTCTTGGTGATGACGTGGGCGGCGACGCAATGGGTAGCGTTTCGTCTCGGCTTCCAGCCCCAGCTTGGCAATCCGTGGTTCGAGCTGGTTGGCCTGCCGGTCTATTATCCGCCGGCCTTCTTTTGGTGGTGGTTTTCGTTCGACGCCTACGCGCCCGCGATCTTCGTCGAGGGCGGCATCATCGCCGTATCGGGCGGTTTCCTCGCCATCGCCGCCGCCATCCTCATGTCGATCATCCGGGCACGGGAGGCGCGCAACGTCGCCACCTATGGTTCGGCGCGATGGGCAGAGGATAGGGAAATCCGCACCGCCGGCCTGCTCGGTCCCGATGGCGTCCTGCTCGGCCGATACAACCGGGACTACCTGCGCCATGATGGCCCGGAGCATGTCCTATGCTTCGCCCCGACGCGCAGCGGCAAAGGTGTCGGGCTGGTGGTGCCGACGCTGCTGACATGGTCCGCATCCGCCATCGTCCACGACATAAAAGGCGAAAACTGGACGCTGACAGCGGGCTTCCGCGCGAAGCATGGCCGCGTGCTGCTGTTCGATCCAACCAACGCCAGATCGTCGGCCTACAACCCGCTGCTGGAGGTCCGGCAAGGGGAATGGGAAGTCCGCGACGTGCAGAACATCGCGGATATTCTGGTCGATCCCGAAGGCAGCTTGGACAAAAGGAACCATTGGGAAAAGACCAGTCATTCGCTGCTGGTCGGCGCGATCCTGCATGTCCTCTATGCGGAGAAGGACAAGACCTTGGCGGGCGTTGCCAACTTCCTGTCCGATCCGCGTCGCCCGGTCGAGGCGACCTTGCGCGCCATGATGGATACGCCGCATCTCGGCGAGGCTGGCGTTCATCCCGTCATCGCGTCGTCGGCCCGCGAGCTGCTGAACAAGAGCGAGAACGAGCGCAGCGGCGTCCTTTCCACAGCCATGTCATTTCTCGGCCTCTACCGCGATCCCGTGGTGGCGCAGGTGACGGCACGATGCGACTGGCGCATTGCCGATCTGGTCGGCAGCCGCCGGCCCGTCACGCTCTATCTGGTCGTGCCGCCGTCCGACATAAACCGCACCAAGCCGCTTATCCGCCTGATCCTCAACCAGATCGGCAGGCGGTTGACCGAGGAACTGACCACCTCCGGCAAGCGCCATCGCCTGCTGTTGATGCTGGACGAGTTTCCGGCGCTCGGCCGGCTCGACTTCTTTGAATCGGCGCTCGCCTTCATGGCGGGGTATGGAATCAAAGGCTTCCTGATCGCGCAGAGCCTCAACCAGATCGAGCGCGCCTATGGGCCGAACAACGCCATCCTCGACAACTGCCACGTCCGCGTCAGCTTCGCCACGAATGACGAGCGGACGGCCAAGCGGGTGAGCGACGCGCTTGGCACCGCGACCGAGTTGCGCGATTCCACCAACTACGCCGGCCATCGCCTTGCACCGTGGTTAGGTCACTTGATGGTTTCACGGCAGGAGACGGCTCGGCCGCTGCTCACGCCGGGCGAGATCATGCAGCTTCCGCCAACCGACGAAATCGTCATGGTCGCGGGCACGCCGCCGATCCGCGCAACCAAGGCCCGCTATTTCGAGGATGCGCGGTTTCAGGAACGCATCCTGACCCCGCCCGATCTGGTCGCCGCTCCGCTGGCGCCCAGCCCATCCGCCGATGACTGGTCCGGCCGCGTGGTCGCGGCGGGAAGCCGTTCCGCAACGGTCGCCGCAGATGCGACCGAGGGCGATCCGGCCAACGCCGGCATCCGCCGCGAGCCGGAATTGCCCGAGCATGAGGAAATCGTCACCCCGCCGCCATCCCCCGAACAGGAGTTCGACATTCTGGACGACGAGCCGGATGTTGACGCGGCCAAGGCCCGCACTATCCGCCAGCGCATGAGGATGGTGGCGCGGCAGGTGGCGATGAACCCCGATGATGGAATCGAGCTTTGA
- the fabF gene encoding beta-ketoacyl-ACP synthase II, whose protein sequence is MGLVGPLGSGTETSWKRLLEGKSGIRSLPDEISSDLPVKIGGLVPSLIEDSEAGFDPDVIVDTKDQRKMDRFILFALAAAMEALETAGWHPTCDYERERTATIIASGIGGFPAIASAVRITDTRGARRLSPFTVPSFLANLAAGHVTIRHGFTGPIGTPVTACAASVQAIGDAARLIRSNEADIALCGGAEACIDKVSLGAFAAARALSTGYNTTPELASRPFDTGRDGFVMSEGAGLIVIEELEHALARGAKPIAELVGYGTSADAHHMTAGPDDGRGAARAMGIALHSAGLKPIDIQHLNAHSTSTPVGDRGEIAAIQSVFGNHDVVVSATKSATGHLLGAAGGIEAIFTVLALRDQIAPPTRNLETPDPVAAGIDLVRQSARPILMEHAISNGFGFGGVNASVAFRRWQ, encoded by the coding sequence ATGGGTCTGGTGGGCCCTCTTGGTTCCGGGACCGAAACAAGCTGGAAAAGGCTCTTGGAAGGAAAATCAGGAATTAGGAGTTTGCCCGATGAAATCTCCAGCGACCTGCCGGTGAAAATCGGAGGACTCGTTCCCAGCCTGATTGAAGATTCCGAAGCCGGTTTCGATCCCGATGTGATCGTTGACACAAAGGATCAACGAAAAATGGATCGCTTCATTCTGTTCGCACTAGCGGCCGCGATGGAGGCTCTTGAAACGGCGGGATGGCATCCTACGTGCGACTACGAACGTGAGCGCACGGCGACAATTATTGCCTCTGGTATAGGCGGATTTCCTGCAATTGCTTCAGCAGTTCGTATAACGGATACACGGGGAGCACGGAGGCTATCACCCTTTACCGTGCCATCGTTTCTGGCCAATCTCGCGGCAGGACATGTTACCATCAGGCATGGATTTACAGGTCCTATTGGCACGCCTGTAACCGCCTGCGCTGCCAGCGTTCAAGCCATCGGCGACGCCGCGCGGCTGATACGCTCTAACGAGGCCGACATCGCTCTGTGCGGCGGGGCAGAAGCATGCATTGATAAGGTTAGTCTTGGGGCATTTGCTGCCGCGCGAGCACTATCCACCGGCTACAATACTACCCCGGAACTGGCGTCGAGGCCGTTCGACACCGGGCGCGATGGTTTCGTAATGTCTGAAGGGGCGGGTCTGATCGTCATAGAGGAATTAGAACATGCCCTCGCTCGGGGTGCCAAGCCCATAGCGGAATTGGTGGGATACGGCACAAGCGCCGATGCACATCATATGACTGCCGGTCCAGATGACGGCCGAGGCGCGGCCCGTGCGATGGGAATTGCACTCCACAGTGCTGGGTTGAAACCAATCGATATTCAACATTTGAACGCACATTCCACCTCCACCCCCGTAGGAGATCGAGGAGAAATTGCCGCGATACAATCCGTGTTCGGCAATCATGATGTGGTCGTAAGCGCCACGAAATCGGCTACGGGGCACCTACTTGGTGCCGCAGGCGGTATTGAGGCAATCTTCACGGTGCTCGCTTTGCGCGATCAAATTGCTCCCCCAACGAGAAATTTAGAAACCCCCGATCCTGTTGCCGCTGGTATCGACCTCGTTCGCCAATCTGCGCGGCCCATTCTCATGGAACATGCCATTTCCAACGGATTCGGCTTTGGCGGTGTTAATGCAAGTGTCGCTTTCCGGCGATGGCAGTAA
- the trbB gene encoding P-type conjugative transfer ATPase TrbB: MTTNHHRQEAIQRGARMLRTALGPAIARLLEDPAVVEVMLNPDGRLWVDRLSEGLSDTGERLSAADGERIVRLVAHHVGAEVHARSPRVSAELPESGERFEGLLPPVVAAPAFAIRKPAVAVFTLDDYVAAGIMSADQAETLREAVAARANILVAGGTSTGKTTLTNALLAEVAKGADRVVIIEDTRELQCAAPNLVALRTKDGVASLSDLVRSSLRLRPDRIPIGEVRGSEALDLLKAWGTGHPGGIGTIHAGTGIGALRRLEQLIQEAVVTVPRALIAETIDLVAVLSGRGSARRLAELARVEGLGPDGDYRITHPIPSAIPTSTGESS; this comes from the coding sequence ATGACCACCAACCACCACAGACAGGAAGCGATCCAGCGCGGCGCGCGCATGTTGCGCACCGCGCTCGGCCCCGCCATTGCCCGGCTGCTCGAAGACCCGGCCGTGGTCGAGGTAATGTTGAACCCGGACGGTCGCCTTTGGGTGGACCGGCTGTCCGAAGGGCTTTCCGACACGGGCGAACGCCTGTCCGCCGCCGATGGCGAACGCATCGTGCGGCTGGTCGCGCATCATGTCGGCGCAGAGGTTCATGCCCGCAGCCCCCGCGTCTCGGCAGAGCTGCCCGAGAGCGGGGAACGGTTCGAGGGCCTTTTGCCGCCCGTGGTCGCCGCGCCGGCCTTCGCCATCCGTAAACCTGCCGTCGCGGTGTTCACGCTCGACGACTATGTGGCCGCCGGCATCATGTCTGCCGATCAGGCGGAAACGCTGCGCGAAGCCGTCGCAGCCCGCGCCAATATCTTGGTGGCGGGCGGCACTTCCACCGGCAAGACCACGCTCACCAATGCCCTTTTGGCGGAGGTCGCCAAGGGCGCGGATCGTGTCGTCATCATCGAAGACACCCGCGAGCTGCAATGTGCCGCGCCCAATCTGGTGGCGCTGCGCACCAAGGATGGCGTCGCCAGCCTGTCGGACCTTGTGCGGTCCTCGCTGCGCCTGCGCCCCGACCGCATCCCGATTGGGGAGGTGCGCGGATCGGAAGCCCTCGACCTGCTCAAAGCATGGGGCACGGGCCATCCCGGCGGGATCGGCACCATTCACGCCGGCACCGGCATCGGCGCGCTTCGTCGCCTTGAACAGCTCATCCAAGAGGCTGTCGTCACGGTCCCGCGTGCGCTGATCGCCGAGACTATCGACCTTGTTGCCGTCCTTTCCGGGCGCGGTTCCGCGCGCCGGCTGGCCGAGCTTGCCCGCGTCGAGGGGCTGGGGCCGGACGGCGACTACCGCATCACGCATCCCATCCCTTCGGCAATCCCCACCAGCACAGGAGAATCTTCATGA